The Equus asinus isolate D_3611 breed Donkey chromosome 14, EquAss-T2T_v2, whole genome shotgun sequence genomic sequence AAGGCCTCGCTCAGCAAAAACCAGAAGGCAGTCAGGGCGTGGGCCGGGCAGATATCAGGGAAGGGCACCCTGGCAGAAGGCACAGCcgatgcaaaggcccagaggccagACCACGCCTAGCAAGGCTGAAACACATCAAGGAGACCCATGTGACTGGTGTGGAGTGAGCAAGAGATGGGAGATAAGGGTGAAGAGGTAAATGGGGGCCAGATCGGGGAAGGACCATCTCCCAGCAGAGTCCCTGTAGAGTTTTGAGCCTGATCTAGGGGCGGATGAGGACCAcagggtgcctggcacagtggCTGCCAGTCACACACCCAGAAtagtcctttccttccttccttcctcagaaCTTTCTTGGGGCTTCCGGCCTCCAGGTGGCGAGTGTCCTGGTTCTGGGCTGTTCCACTCCACAGCTACTGTGCCCCAGACCACAGTTCCGACCTCGAACTAGGGGCTTTTTAAGCTGAAAATAATTCAAAGCCAGAAAGGGCCCTTGGTGATTGTTTTCATACATTTCCTCTTTTCAGCAACATTTTTACCTCTGCACAAATTTGGCACCTTATCTCCATTGAAAACAAGAAACACTTAGCTTTTTTAGGGGGGTGTGGGGGGACCAGTGATCAGGAGGGGCAGACAGCGTGTGGGTGACCAGCTGGGGACCTCGGGCAAGTGACTTACgttcactgggcctcagtttccccatctgtcaaatggagaagATAAAGGCTGTCTCTGGGAGCAGCTCTTGAAATTAATGAGATGATATACAAAATGCGCCAAGTACGTTATCGGTGTTTAATAATTCCTTCCCTATCGTTGGATGATTTCGGATCCCTAACAATGACAAACGCGAATTTAGCTTTTTCCTTTGTCAGAGCAAGAGCTGGGCTGGCCTGACTCTCGTGCCTTTGGACAATTCACATGCTCTAGGCATCGGTGACTGCGTCTGCACAATGGGGAGATGATAATTTCTCCACCCCACGTGGCCTCCCCCTCAACCCCAGCTCATTCCTACTCCTTTGTCAAGTGTCAAGGCTTCaactgcctcctccaggaagtccccCTGACTGCCCGCAAGTCTGCACTCTGGCAGCCCTTGAGTTTCCTGCCATCAACTGCAGCAGGTGTAACTGTCTCTTTGCACTAGGCTGCAAGCTCGCGGAGGAGAGCGGCCTGGCTCATCAAGCAGCTCTACTGTATGACCATGTTCCCCAGTAGATGAACCAGGTAGCCTCACACACGAGAAACCCCAGCACTAGCCAGACCGGCCATGCCCCAGCTGCTGGAAGCTGGTATCCAGAGTGATGGGGAGAGAGGGTAAGAAGGATTCTGCAGCCCCATCTCCATTCCGGTGGCACAAGCCCAGCTAATGATGGCAAAGACACCTAGTGGGGACCCAAAACAATCCAGCCCTTTGCTTACGCAAACTCCAGCTTCTTCAGGTCCCGGACAGCGGGGAGATCCCCAGCCACATCTTCCAAGGAACTTCTTGTCCTGGAAAGAACGGCAACGTTCGAGGGAGCAGGCTCCTCACCTCTCGCTGAGCCCCTACCCGTGTGTCCCAGCacgcctgccccagggcctgtTAAAAGAAAAACCTCAGGACAGCACGTCTTTAGGGCATCGCTGTGTGCTTCACGGAAAAGAGCCTCAGGGTAGGCACTTACGAACACCCACCCCCAACggcgcacagtaggtgctcaaacaACGGATGATGAAGGGATGAGCAAAGGATGGTTGGTCTGTGGCCAGGTTTCCTCTGCCCTCTGGACCTTAGGGCCCtgccatctataaaatgggggccACGCTGGTCCTGGCCGCCTTGAATGGTGGCCACAGGGGTCATTTCTGTCACTAGGTGCAGAAGGCAGCTCGTAACTCTTAGCAGGGGAGACTACCTCCTTGGCTTCTGCTGAGAAAGAATCGGGTGCATGATGGCGAGTTTGAATGGGATGAAGCGATaagtcctgggggccctgccCGGGTGGGGACAGCAGAGAGAGGTTCCGGGTGGCCGCTCTCCAGGGCGAGGGCAGGGCATGTCCCAAAGGAGAGGAGGCACTGGAAGTGCTCATGGCAAACTTAACATTGGGTCCTGCGTGTCCTCAACCCGCACACCCTCTCCCCCTCACCTCTGGATCTGCACGAGGTTGCCCAGGTCATCCACATCCTTCATGGACTCAGCCTTGAAAGGTTCGATGGTGAACTTCTCCTCCGCCGCCCGGAGTAGCTTGGCCTCCCCACGCTGCTGTAGGGACTCCCACAGCCCCACCGTGTCACTCAAGGCGGCCCTGTGGAGGAGGGGCCTCAGACCCAGGCACGGTGGCCGGGCTAGACCGTAATGGAGGGGCAGCTCCATGAAGGGACCTCCTACCTATTCAGATCATTACTTCCTCAGCTTAACCcctacctcctccaggaagccttccatgacCCCTCCAGCCCTTATCAATTCCTCCTTCTTCTCAATTCTCCCAGTGGTTGcatttccctttttgctttggcTACCAGGAAGCTCAGTGCTAAATTCTGGGCTGAACCACTCCAATGGTGTAGGACCCTAGAGCTTGGGTAAAGTATGTTTAGGGGGAATGTGGGAGAGATTCTCTGGAGATTAAGCTGAAGTGATCAAACAGGTTGCAGAAGGCCTTGAATGAGCCAAATTAAGGGATTTAGAGCTCATTCTGAGGGGAGTGGGGTGCCTCTGAAGGGTTGTAAGCAGGGGTGGAGTATGATCAAAAGCAAGTTCTGGGAAGATGGCTCTCATAGTTGAATATAAAGTGGAGTGgcagaggagagaatggagaagGGAAGTCAAGTGGAGGCTATGGCTTTTAATCCACCCATGACTAATTGGTGGCTTGATCaggggatggagagaagaaaacGAATTTAATTTCAGATATGTCCCAGATTCTAGACATGGCCCAGGCCTGGCACATGGCGGGCCTTCaaagtgtgaccttgggcgagctgctgtccctctctgagccttgggttCCTCATCTAAAGAATGGAAGGAATCAGTTCTGCCTCCAGCTGGCTGCTGTGCACACTCAAGGAGACCCCACAGAGCCAGCACTGGGCGCAGTCCCGAGACCACAGCAGGCGCCCCGTGCAAAGAagccccctcccctgtcccctgcccccacctgaaACGGGTGACACAGCTGAGTCCCACGAGGTTCCCCAGTCCAGAGGGGTCAATACCAGTGCTGCGGAGGTCCAGGGAGAAGTCTCGGCCGGCCGCCTCCAGGGCGCTGCCCAGCACGTGGGTATCGGGAGGCGTGAGCCGGGTGCCCAGGAAGGAGAGGCGGGCGGGGAGCCCCTGCACCACGTGCTGCCAGAGCCCAGCGTCCAAGGCCTCATGGGCGCAGTGCAGCAGCTCCAGGAGCCGCCCTGCGCGCAGCGTCCCCGGCTGCAGCCGCTTCAAGTACCTGGTGAGCGCCTTCTGCTTCCTGTCCGCCAGCGTGGTGCCCTCGGGCCCCACCAGGGCTCCCAGGCAGCGGGCGCGAGGCTGGAAGACCAGCCCGGCCAGAAAGCGCGGCACGCCCTCCAGCCAGTTGTCATAGGGCCTCTTCTTCCTTGGGGTCAGGGCCAAATACTGCGGCAGCTCCTTGTCCTTGATCTCGCCGCTCAGAGCCAGCCACACGGCCCCCAGGAAGCACTGCaggaggaagctggagaaggccAGCTCAGGCTCCGGGGCCCCCGGGATGGGCTGCACCAAGCCTTTGGCCACAGCCCAGGCCATCACCTCCGCCGACGGGAACTGGCCCTCGCGCACGGTGCCGTGGTGCTGGCGGCCCAGCTCCCAGGCCAGCCTGGCCAGCGCCACCAGCGCCCCTGGGGGGCTGTCACGGGCTGCCGGGCTGAGAAGGCCAACGTAGAGTCCGGTGAGCGTGGAGGGCAGCTCGGCCTCGTCGCCCCGCTCCAGGAGGGCCTCGGAGAGCTGGCACACGGCCCGGCACACCGTGGGGCTGTGGCTGTGACCGAGCAGAAACGGCTGGCCCCGCAGGAGCTCCAGGGCTCTCTCCTGATGCTCACTGTCCCCCGAAAGCTCGAAGTAGCACCTCACGTAGGTCTCGGCCTGCTCGGCTGAGAAGCCGGCCATCTCGAACAGGGCGTCAGCCTTGCTCAGGCTCTGGGCCAGGCGGCCCCGGGGCCGGGCCGTGAGCAGCAGGGTACAGCCACGCAGCAGCTTGCGCTGGAACAGGCCCGCCAGCAGCCCCCCGAGGGAGCGCGGCTCCGGGGACACGGGTCCGCACACGCTGTGCAAGAAGCCATCGTGAGCTTCCAGCTCCTCGAAGGCATCCAGGATGAGCAGCACGCGGTCCGGCCTCCTTAAGATGTGACTGAAGACCTCATCGTCCACGGGCAGTGGCTGTGGgcccagggagaagaggaggtcCTGCAGGCGGTAGGCGTCCCCAGGACGGTCCAGACAGCGGCAGGGGAAGAAGAAGACAAAGTCATACTGCGGCAGCCGGCCGCAGGCCCAGGCCCGGCTCACTGCCCGGGCCCAGCGACTCTTCCCATGTCCCGCTTTGCCGAGCACGGCAATCAGCTGCGTCTCACGCGGCCGCCGGCGGTCGCCCGCAGCCAGCAGCACCTCGGCCAGACCCCCGCAGGCCGGCTGCCGCTCTGTCCAGTCTGGGGTGGCCAGCTCCCTCTCCAAGCTCTTGCTGCTGCTCCGCTCCAGCCGTGCCCTCACCAGGTCCACCTCCACCAGGATGCCGTCCGGGCCTGCGGGCTCGGCCTGGTACCTGTCCTGGAGCGAGCGGTAGAACTTCTCCACATTCTCTGTAAAGGCCAAGGGgttttggggcgggggggggatgCTAGTTACGGGACTGGCCGCCATGTGGACAGCCGAGAGGCCAGCCCAGCCACCGTCACTAGCTTCTGCATCCATTCACCACACAGTGTTCATCGACTGCCTTCTTTCTTAGCTGCCTCCTTCAGTTACCCAGaccctcattcattccttccttcattcattcccaCACCCATTCATTCAGTCATCTTCTTACTCTATCTATCCACGTCTTCATTTACACACCAACTGCCTCCTTCTTTTGCTCACTCACTATAGGAAGGCCATGGGGGGAGTGGTGTTAAAAGTTAAGATAGTGgaatctctctgtgtgtctggttcaaatcctagctccaccaCTTGCTAGTGTCAACCTGAGCATGTTCTAGATCCtaccgtgcctcagtttccccatctgtaaaatggggataatgttaGGGTTGTTTGCGATACAATGATTTAATATATCTAACAGGCTTGGGAGAGTACCTGGAACAGAGTAAGACAGGGTAATTTGGCCGTTCTCTGATTCGCTCTTTCATTCCCACCCTCCATCACTTCCATACTCATCATCCGTCATGCCCTCTTCCCTCATTCATTCTCTCAGCCTCGCAAACAAGACGTCAACACCCAGCGTGCACTGACGAGGGTGGGTCCTCAGGAAGTATTACTCAAGTGTAAGTGGCGGAATGAAGGCTGAAATGATGGCGGAATcaaatgagtaagtgaatgaatgaatgggttgaAGGagtgttgagtgaatgagtgaagtgAAGTCAGATCTGGGCTTCGGCCTCCAGCCCCGAGGGCAGGGGACCCTGCCACCACTCACCGGGCCATTTTGGAGGCTTGCTGGAGCCCTCGTGAGCTGCCTGGCATCGGGTGGGCGACACCTGGTCCTCTGGAGAGGAAGAAGCCGGTGTCGGAGTTCCGGTGGGGGCGCCCCgcggcctccctccctctggggcCCTCAGTCCTCCTAGTATCCCGAGGGCGGAGCCCACAAGGACTGGGGATCGTCAAGATGGAGGTTAGAGGTCATGGCCTGAGGCTGTCTCCTACAGGAAGATGTCTTCCTCTGGCTAGCcgtactttaaaaaatttcaccAATGTTTTAAAAACCACCATATCTATGTAAAAATCAGGATTTCCGGATTCTGCTGATGGTTCGGAAGATCCGGCCACACTGGGCGGGCTGTCCTGCCCGGGTGACAAGCAGCTGTCCCTTCAGATGGGACATGGATTGTCGAGGCAACTCCCCAGAGACGCTCCCTGCCCTGTTTTGCCCATAAACACGACCCGCCGTTCCCGCAGGCAGCCCCATCTGTGGATCCTGACCCTCTGAGGCAACTCCTTCCCCGGGGCCTCAACCCCGCTTCCAGCAATCTCACGGACCCCGAGGTCCTTACCGGTCACGTGGGCACGGGAGGTCAGGGCTGGTTCGGGCATGCCGGGAAGGTCAGCTGCCGATGGGGCAAAGGGGCTGGTGGAACCGGGCCGGTCTGGGGACTTCGGGAGGCTGTGGACAGCTGGGCTGCTGGGTGGGGGCGCTTGGCTAGCCTGGGGCAGCTCGCCTACAGCGGGAGGGAGAGGGGCATAAGAAAACCAGGCACCCATCCAGGAACCCACTGAGgtcacccccaccccaaatcagGCTGTGGGGCTTGGGAAGTCTGGGGAGAGGACAGAGAACTTCTAAAGGAGGACGTTCCAGAACGGAATCAAGGAAAGAGGTCCAGAGAGACATCTAGCTCCTAAAGTCTTGGTTTCTCCATCTGGGAAATGGACACGAAAAGCTTCATAGGGAGCTCAGAGCAGGTGCTATGACAGCACGCTTCTTGCTGTGTGACCAGTCCTCATCTTTCTAGACGTCAGGAAGGCTCCCTTCTGAGGCACTGATGCATTGTACAAAAACTGGCATGCAGCCTTCGAAGGATGCTCTCAAATTGAGTGGAAGTGTTCCCCCTGGCCTCATCCTCTTTCCCATCCCTGCCAGCCCAAAGATGCCTTCCCCTGGACAATTCACAACCCCACAATTCAGTGTGGCAAGTCAGCGGGGGCCATTTTGCTGATCAGAAAACAGGGCAATTCAGAGAAAGCTGTGCAAGGATACACACCAAACTGTTGACAGTAGCATACTAAACGAATAAGGGAGCGACTCAGTAACACTTGCAAGCATCTCTTATTGTTTGGCTTATTAATCAGCATGTATGGATGttgtgatttaaaaatacaataaagttgaaattaaaaaaagaagaaaaactaaggctctgggggaggggaaattgAGACATGGAAGACCACACAGCCACTCATTGGACCACTCATCCAGACCACCATGGGGAGCTCTGCTCCTCGGCTTTGATTTTGGGGAAATGGGGACAGAGGTGGGTATTCTGGGGAGGGAGGATCATGAGAAAGTGCTGGGTTATAATTGCCAAATACCCAAGGTGGGGGGAGGACCAAGTCAGGGAGTCCATGACACACTCACCTTGGTAGATGAATACACCAGAGACCCCGGTCCCAGCCCCTGAGATTTGCCAGAGCCCCTGGggcagagtggggagagtggggatGATCTGAATGGGCCCGGCGGGGAGACTCAAACAGCTCAGCAAGGAAGTGGAGGGGGGCGCTGCAAGACACAAAGGCGGGAAGGTGGGACCCCCCCCCACAGCAACTACGCTTGTAATCCTGTTCTGTGGCTATTTGGTTAACAtctgactcattttttttttgaggaagattagccatgagctaacatctgccaagcctcctcttttcttttcttttctttttttttttttgctgaggaaggctggccctgagctaacatccatgcccatcttcctctactttatatgtgggatgcctaacacagcatggcgtgccaagcggtgccacatccacacttgggatctgaactggcgaaacccaggccgccaaagcggaatgtgcacgcttaccgctgcgccactgggccggcccccggacTCGTTTTTTAAAGGGCTCCCGTTTCCCCCAGAGCAGCAGCTGTGTCTGTCTCGCTCATGGCGGCGTCCCCAGCCCCTAGCAGAgtggctggcacagagcaggtactCTGTCCACAGCTAGTGGATGAAAGtacagggctggagggaggagcccCTAACAGGGGGAGCTTCCTTCCTGTGCCTCCCAGGGACGTGCTCCTTCCGAGGCATGTTCTCTGGCACGGGCTGAGCTGGTGGGGACTGTAAGGATGGGGCTGGCTGGGACGGAAGTGGGTGACGGTGATGGGGGCAGGGGGATTCTTGGCCCTGGTGGTCCCTGCCTTAGCCACTCCTCGGGCGCCTCCCCGAGCAGGGCAGCCCACCCTTTTCCAAGCCCCTAACATACCGGGCATCAGGACGGTTTCTTCCAGCCGGGTCTGGCCGGATGCTGGCTCCTTGTTAAACAGAGCAGCCGGCGACGGGCAGGGCAGAGTCGAGGGGTCACTCACTGGCCCCACCAGGAAAGTGCCAGTCACCATGGGCACGGCGGGGGGCTCGGCTGTGAGGAAGGGGGCCGTGTGAGAGGCTGGGTGAGATCTGGGGGCCTGGAGGGccttcctggggtggggagggctctGAGAGCAGACTGGGCCTGtctcctgggagctggagaagctCTCGTCCTCTCCTCAGCCCTGGGTGAGGCTGGTTTGATGGACAGCGGCTCTGTGCCCGGCCCCCCACCCGTCTCCTTGTGACTGGGCCCCGAGGGCTTCCCAAGATGGAGAGCTGTGGCCGGACAGACCTGAAAACAGGCTGTTGGCTCCAGGCCCCTGCCACCTTCCGCAGCCAGTCCCTGAGCCCCTCGGGCACCCTGAGAGCCCCCATCACTTCCCACCAGACTGGGGCAGGGATCATTTCCTCCATTCAACTGAGAGATCCAGGAGGGTGGAGACGCCTCCCCCATCAGATCGGgagctccttgaagacagggaCTGCTTCTCCACCGTCCTGGGGCTCTCATGGGCGGGGCCCCTGGCTCCCCATCAGACCGGAACTTTCTGAGGACGGCGACCAGGCCTCCTCCATCAGAGTGAGAGCCTTTCCTTCCTCGGTCTGTTCACCACACAGGGGCTGGTCTCCCCACCTTTGCAATAAcaagtgggtggggtggggaggggagaggaaggaagggggggaggaaaggggaggagagaggaagggaggggaggaagcatCTGGCGGGAGGACACGGTGAGCTCAGGGGAACAAGCTCACTGAGGCATGAGGGCGGTCAGGAGGGCGGGAGGCGCTGGGTGACCAGCTGACCCTAGGTGGCTCCTGAGGGCGGTGGAAGGAGGCGAGGGGCGGGGTCTCAGCTGGGACTCAGAATTAAGAGGAGGGAGGTGCTAGGGGACAGCCGTTGTAGGAGAAGCTGAGTCTCTCAGCAGCCCTCGCCTAACCCTACCTGCAGAGCACGGGCCACGGAACCAGGACCTTGATCTGAATCCCGGCACCAcctctcactagctgtgtgatttcgGACAAgtggcttcacctctctgagccttggctttCCACTGCCAGTGTACGTTCGCCTCAGGAGGCCCCCCTTTCCCGCCTCGCCATCTCCCTGGGCCCGGCCCGCCCTGCTCACCTAGCTTCCTGTGCTTCCGGTCCACCGGCAGCTCCTCTGGGAAGGCTGCAGAGAGAACACCACGGTCAGCTGCCCCAGGGAAGTAGTGTTCCAAGCCAGAAGAGGCTTGTGGGCCCACCAGGCCATATGGCCTGGCCTTAAATGGCTGGGAAGTGGCCTTGGGGGTCCACTCCCTCTTGTGCCTCTGAGCATTCCTGTCCCCTCTCATCTGCTGGAGCCCCAAACCCCACCTGGAAGCACCCAGAGCAGGGAGGGACCAGAAGAGGCAGAACCATACAGGGGACACAACATGCATTTGAgtttaaaaagtaacaataaaaagCAATCTGCTTTTGATCCCTTCCTAGCTGTGCGTCTGTGCATCACAGCCTCTCTGAGACTTCGCTCTCTCGGCTGTGAAACGGGTGGCGATTCATACTTTGCAGGAGCACGCTGGAAATCAGCGAGCGAGCATCACTTGGCACTCCAACGGAGAAAGACCCTGTGCGTCCCTCAGCAAGGGGCTGACGAAACAAGTCAGGGTTCACCCTCCCAGTGAAACACCCCGCAGCCCCAAAAAAGAACAAGGATGCTGAAGGCTGTATGGGGAAGTGTATCAGTGTCTGCAATTTCCTTGGAAATGTCCCACAAAGGAAAGGAACGGATGGGCGCACGGATCGAGGGATGGGCAGGTGGATAGAGCTGTGTTAAGACAAACACAGTCAAACATTAACTGTAGAAGGTAAGTGGTGGGTACACGGTTGTTTGTAGTACAATTCTTTCACTTTGACTATATGTTGAAAAATCTCATAGTAAAATATCGGGGAAAATATTTGTCCAacgaaagcaaaaaaaaagggaaagaaagaggaattcTCTGGAAGCAGAACCATGCATTCTCCATCAGCGATACGGAAGCCACCTCCCAGACGTGTTAAATGAAGAAAGCCAAGCGCAGGAGTGGGTACAACACGGTCATttgtgtggaattttttttttaaagaagtggcTTATAGATGAATAGAATACTACTGACACGGCAAAAAGGAACCTGGCCACATAGTTGCCCTCAGGGAGGGAACCTGAGGGATGGGGGACAAAGCTGGGAGGgaggttttttccccattgaatattcttTGCAGCTTTTGAATTTTTACGCCACACACCTGTTTTACCtgttcaaaaatgaataaataggcaCAGGGCTCACATGTGGGCTGGCACATAGTCAGCCTTCAATGAGCTGTTAAGCCCATTTTACAGCTATTTTCATTGGACCATATTTACTCAGGTGCTACTGCTcgtcaggccctgtgctggatGCCACCAATGCAGTGACAAGGAAGAAAGACAAGGTCTCTGTCCTCACAGCCGGGGAACTAGACaaagatgataaataaaataagtccAGATGTAATAAGTGCTAATGTGCTAGGAGAGACACAAACAAGGTGAAAATAAGTGAGTTTATCTATGTGGAAAGGGTGGTCAAGGCCTCCAGGAGGTGGTGACATGTCAGCCAAGACCTAAAAGATTCAGAGGAGCCAGCCATGGGAAGAACTGGAGTGGGGCACTgcagacagagagaacagcaagtgcaaaggccctgaggctggaaagCGTCCGTGGGTTACAGGAATGGAGAGAAGCCAGTGAGGCTGCAGCATAGTGGCTCATGGGGGTTTGGAGAGGCGGGAAGGGCCAGATCACGCAGGCCTTGAGGTAAGTATTTTGTGGCCATTGGAGGGTTAGCATGGCAGCAAAATGATGGGATTTTCATTTCAAAGCTCGTGTTGGCTGCTGGGTGAGGAGAGATTAAGGAGGCAGGGAGACTGAGTAGGAGGGTCAGAGAGGCGCAggtacttgcccaaggtcacacagacaaTAGATAGCAGATCAGGATTGAAACTCAGTTCTTACTAACTCCAGAACCTGCGTGTAAAGAGACCTCCCTCAAATACAGGGGTGACAACTGAGGACGGAAGAGAAGCCAGAGACCAAATGTCCCTTTGGAAATGGCAATCAAATCAGCCAGGGacaggggctggccggtggtgtactggttaagttcgcacactctgcttaggtggcccggg encodes the following:
- the CIITA gene encoding MHC class II transactivator isoform X5, whose product is MRCLAPRPARSYLPEPQGSGPCAAMELGPLEGGYLELLNSNADPLHLYHFYDHVDLAGEEEIELCSEPDTDTINCEQFSRLFDIEGDEETREAYANIAELDQYVFQDSQLDGLSKDIFAFPEELPVDRKHRKLAEPPAVPMVTGTFLVGPVSDPSTLPCPSPAALFNKEPASGQTRLEETVLMPAPPSTSLLSCLSLPAGPIQIIPTLPTLPQGLWQISGAGTGVSGVFIYQGELPQASQAPPPSSPAVHSLPKSPDRPGSTSPFAPSAADLPGMPEPALTSRAHVTEDQVSPTRCQAAHEGSSKPPKWPENVEKFYRSLQDRYQAEPAGPDGILVEVDLVRARLERSSSKSLERELATPDWTERQPACGGLAEVLLAAGDRRRPRETQLIAVLGKAGHGKSRWARAVSRAWACGRLPQYDFVFFFPCRCLDRPGDAYRLQDLLFSLGPQPLPVDDEVFSHILRRPDRVLLILDAFEELEAHDGFLHSVCGPVSPEPRSLGGLLAGLFQRKLLRGCTLLLTARPRGRLAQSLSKADALFEMAGFSAEQAETYVRCYFELSGDSEHQERALELLRGQPFLLGHSHSPTVCRAVCQLSEALLERGDEAELPSTLTGLYVGLLSPAARDSPPGALVALARLAWELGRQHHGTVREGQFPSAEVMAWAVAKGLVQPIPGAPEPELAFSSFLLQCFLGAVWLALSGEIKDKELPQYLALTPRKKRPYDNWLEGVPRFLAGLVFQPRARCLGALVGPEGTTLADRKQKALTRYLKRLQPGTLRAGRLLELLHCAHEALDAGLWQHVVQGLPARLSFLGTRLTPPDTHVLGSALEAAGRDFSLDLRSTGIDPSGLGNLVGLSCVTRFRAALSDTVGLWESLQQRGEAKLLRAAEEKFTIEPFKAESMKDVDDLGNLVQIQRTRSSLEDVAGDLPAVRDLKKLEFALGPVLGPQAFPKLVRILEAFSSLQHLDLDSLSENKIGDEGVAQLSATFPQLKALETLNLSQNSITDVGACKLAEALPALATSLLRLSLYNNCICDVGAESLAHVLPDMVSLRVLDVQYNKFTAAGAQQLAASLRKCPHVETLAMWTPTIPFGVQEHLQQLDSRISLR
- the CIITA gene encoding MHC class II transactivator isoform X6 — encoded protein: MNQFQTILTHVRMLLSSHQPSEVQALLDSMLEEELLSREYYGALLHEPDGEALARKISLTLLEKRDLNLTLLGWGWSGLEAPAAEWDPSYKDPGGSGPCAAMELGPLEGGYLELLNSNADPLHLYHFYDHVDLAGEEEIELCSEPDTDTINCEQFSRLFDIEGDEETREAYANIAELDQYVFQDSQLDGLSKDIFVEHIGLEEMIGESVEAPEEVGQKRPFPEELPVDRKHRKLAEPPAVPMVTGTFLVGPVSDPSTLPCPSPAALFNKEPASGQTRLEETVLMPAPPSTSLLSCLSLPAGPIQIIPTLPTLPQGLWQISGAGTGVSGVFIYQGELPQASQAPPPSSPAVHSLPKSPDRPGSTSPFAPSAADLPGMPEPALTSRAHVTEDQVSPTRCQAAHEGSSKPPKWPENVEKFYRSLQDRYQAEPAGPDGILVEVDLVRARLERSSSKSLERELATPDWTERQPACGGLAEVLLAAGDRRRPRETQLIAVLGKAGHGKSRWARAVSRAWACGRLPQYDFVFFFPCRCLDRPGDAYRLQDLLFSLGPQPLPVDDEVFSHILRRPDRVLLILDAFEELEAHDGFLHSVCGPVSPEPRSLGGLLAGLFQRKLLRGCTLLLTARPRGRLAQSLSKADALFEMAGFSAEQAETYVRCYFELSGDSEHQERALELLRGQPFLLGHSHSPTVCRAVCQLSEALLERGDEAELPSTLTGLYVGLLSPAARDSPPGALVALARLAWELGRQHHGTVREGQFPSAEVMAWAVAKGLVQPIPGAPEPELAFSSFLLQCFLGAVWLALSGEIKDKELPQYLALTPRKKRPYDNWLEGVPRFLAGLVFQPRARCLGALVGPEGTTLADRKQKALTRYLKRLQPGTLRAGRLLELLHCAHEALDAGLWQHVVQGLPARLSFLGTRLTPPDTHVLGSALEAAGRDFSLDLRSTGIDPSGLGNLVGLSCVTRFRAALSDTVGLWESLQQRGEAKLLRAAEEKFTIEPFKAESMKDVDDLGNLVQIQRTRSSLEDVAGDLPAVRDLKKLEFALKSP
- the CIITA gene encoding MHC class II transactivator isoform X2; the protein is MNQFQTILTHVRMLLSSHQPSEVQALLDSMLEEELLSREYYGALLHEPDGEALARKISLTLLEKRDLNLTLLGWGWSGLEAPAAEWDPSYKDPGGSGPCAAMELGPLEGGYLELLNSNADPLHLYHFYDHVDLAGEEEIELCSEPDTDTINCEQFSRLFDIEGDEETREAYANIAELDQYVFQDSQLDGLSKDIFAFPEELPVDRKHRKLAEPPAVPMVTGTFLVGPVSDPSTLPCPSPAALFNKEPASGQTRLEETVLMPAPPSTSLLSCLSLPAGPIQIIPTLPTLPQGLWQISGAGTGVSGVFIYQGELPQASQAPPPSSPAVHSLPKSPDRPGSTSPFAPSAADLPGMPEPALTSRAHVTEDQVSPTRCQAAHEGSSKPPKWPENVEKFYRSLQDRYQAEPAGPDGILVEVDLVRARLERSSSKSLERELATPDWTERQPACGGLAEVLLAAGDRRRPRETQLIAVLGKAGHGKSRWARAVSRAWACGRLPQYDFVFFFPCRCLDRPGDAYRLQDLLFSLGPQPLPVDDEVFSHILRRPDRVLLILDAFEELEAHDGFLHSVCGPVSPEPRSLGGLLAGLFQRKLLRGCTLLLTARPRGRLAQSLSKADALFEMAGFSAEQAETYVRCYFELSGDSEHQERALELLRGQPFLLGHSHSPTVCRAVCQLSEALLERGDEAELPSTLTGLYVGLLSPAARDSPPGALVALARLAWELGRQHHGTVREGQFPSAEVMAWAVAKGLVQPIPGAPEPELAFSSFLLQCFLGAVWLALSGEIKDKELPQYLALTPRKKRPYDNWLEGVPRFLAGLVFQPRARCLGALVGPEGTTLADRKQKALTRYLKRLQPGTLRAGRLLELLHCAHEALDAGLWQHVVQGLPARLSFLGTRLTPPDTHVLGSALEAAGRDFSLDLRSTGIDPSGLGNLVGLSCVTRFRAALSDTVGLWESLQQRGEAKLLRAAEEKFTIEPFKAESMKDVDDLGNLVQIQRTRSSLEDVAGDLPAVRDLKKLEFALGPVLGPQAFPKLVRILEAFSSLQHLDLDSLSENKIGDEGVAQLSATFPQLKALETLNLSQNSITDVGACKLAEALPALATSLLRLSLYNNCICDVGAESLAHVLPDMVSLRVLDVQYNKFTAAGAQQLAASLRKCPHVETLAMWTPTIPFGVQEHLQQLDSRISLR